GGCCGCCGACGGGCTGCTGCGGCGCTGGCACGCCCTCAGGAACCGGCCGCCGCAGGATAATTGAATACTTGTTCGAAATTGATATCGATATGGCATCGGGGCCGGGGCGAGCCGCCACAAATACCGGCAAAATAGTCTGAGAATCAGCTTGATCACACGACACGCCGCGCCAAATTGCTGCAGTGCCTTCGCCCGCGCCCGTACCGTGTGAAACGTGAGCAGTAGCGGCCTTATCTACGCGGTCATCGTAGGGGCCTGGGCTGCCTATCTGGTGCCGATGTGGCTCCGCAGGCAGGACGAGCTCAACGAGTCGCGTCCGACGGAACGCTTCAGTACCGCGATCCGCCTGCTGGCCGGTCGATCGGCCATGGAGCGGCGCGCGGCCCGAGCCCTCGGCGACCAGACCGCCGACCAGCAGCACCCCGCCGGGCAGGACCCGGACGGGGCCCTCGCCGATCCAGCCCCCGCCTCCGGGCGCGAGCCCGGTCCCGCGCCCGATCCCGCCGACGTGCCCACCCGGGCCGCCGGGCCGGGCGCCGGGCCCGCGGCCGAGCAGGTCGCCGAACCGGCGGCCGAGCCGCTCGCGACGGCGAAGCCCGCCGAGGGCCGCGCCGAGCGGGAACGCGAGCGCGAGCGCGAGCGGGAGCACGGTGACCGGCGCTCCGCCGAGCGGCGGGCCCTGCTGCTCGCCCGGCGGCGGCGGATGGTCACCATGCTGTTCCTGGCCTTCGCGCTGGGCGCCGTGGTCGCCGGGGTGGCCGGCTTCGCCTTCCTCTGGGTGCCCGCCGTCCCCGGCGTGCTGCTCACCCTCTACATCGGCCACCTGCGCCGACTGGAGCGGCAGCGCTACGAGGTCAAGTTCGACCGCGGCCGGGCCGCGCAGGCCGCCGAGCGGCTGCGCGAACGCGAACGCGAGCGGACCGCCCGCCCGGCCGCCGCCCCCGCCGCGGACCGCCCCGCGCCCGCCGCCGAACCGGCCGCCACCGCGGACCCGGGCGCCACCCGGGCCACCGTCCTGGCCGAGGCGACCGAGCACGAGGAGTGGGCCGACGGCGTCCGCTCCCGGGCCGCCGCCGGAACGGACTCCTGGGAACCCGTCCCCGTCCCCCTCCCCACCTACGTCACCGCCCCCGTGGCCCCCCGCACCACCCGCGGCCTCGACCTCTCCGCCCCCAACACCTGGGACTCCGGCCGCCCGGCCACCCCGCTCTACGACCAGTACGGCGGCGACCCCGCCCAGCCCCCCGCCGCCGCGGACTGGGCCACCCGCCCCCGCGCCGCCAACGAGTAGCCACCCCGCCCGCCCCCGCCCCGGCCGCAACGCTCCCCCGCGCCGGGGCGTTCGCGTCCCCCCGTCACCCCGCCGCCGGACCGCGTCGACCATGGTCACGAGGACCTCCGCGGAGGTGATAGAGTTCTTTCTTGTTGGGGCTGTGGCGCAGTCCGGTAGCGCACCTCGTTCGCATCGAGGGGGTCAGGGGTTCGAATCCCCTCAGCTCCACCCCATGGCAAAGGCCCTCCCGGGTAATCCGGGAGGGCCTTTGCGCATTTCGGAGCGGTGTGGCGATGCCGGCGGTATGGCGATGCGTCAGGGCCGCCGGGATGTGCGGCGGCGGAATTCCTGGCCCGCCCCCGGAGCCGCGGTCGGGGCCGGTCGGGGTGGTGCCGCGGTCGCTCTCGGTGGCGGTGTGCGGTTGCTATGGTCGTGCCTGACGGCGGCGTCCAGGATTCGACGGAGATGGGGTGAGGATGTGGGCGACGACACCCCCCGCGTGACTCCGGTGGTCAGCACGCCGCTGTACCAGGTGAAGGCCGAGTTCTTCAAGACGCTCGGGCACCCGGTCCGGATTCGGGTCCTGGAGCTGCTCAGTGTGCGCGCGCACGCGGTGGCCGAGCTGCTGCCCGAGACCGGGGTGGAGGCGGCGCACCTGTCGCAGCAGCTCGCCGTGCTGCGCCGGGCCAACCTGGTGGTCGCCCGGCGGGAGGGCAGCACCGTGCACTACAGCCTCACCAGCCCGCGGGTGGCCGAACTGCTCGCGGTGGCCCGGGAGATCCTGGGCGGCGTGATCACCGGGCAGGCCGAGCTGCTGGACGGCCTGCGCGCGCCCACCGGGACGAGCGGCCGGGGCTGAGGCGCACCCCTTCGCGGTGCACTCCGGGGCCGTCCCGCGCCCTGCGGTATGCCAAAACTGTGATTTGCGAAATTCGTAAAGTCCATACATGATGCCTGCTGTGGGACCGGCAGCCGGTACGCCCCGATCGGGCCGGGCCGGGCCGGGACGGCCGAAGGAGGGCGACGGTGACCGGGAGCTTCGACGGGGAACTGCGCGAACAACTCGTCCGAGCCAGGCACTCCGAGGCCGAGGCGCGCGCCGCCGGGGACGAGGACGGCGCGCCGGCCTACGCCGGGCGGGCCGCCGAACTGCTGCGGCTCGCCGGGCAGCACGGGATCGAACTCCCGCCGGACGCCCCGGCGGACCGGCCGTGACCACCGTCCGGCACCGCCTCGCGGCGGTGCTGCCCAACCGGCGGACCCTCGCCGCCATGGGCCGCTCCCCGCGCCGGGACCTGCCGGCCGGGCTGACCGTCGCCGTCGTCGCGCTGCCGCTCGCGCTCGGCTTCGGCATCTCCTCCGGCGCGGGCGCCGAGGCCGGGCTGGCCACCGCCGTGGTGGCGGGCGCGCTGGCGGCGGTGTGCGGCGGGTCGAACCTCCAGGTGTCCGGGCCGACCGGCGCGATGACGGTGGTGCTGGTGCCGATCGTCCACCGCTACGGCGTGGACGGGGTGCTGACGGTCGGTCTGCTGGCCGGGGCGGTGCTGGTGGCGCTGGCGCTGGCCCGGGCCGGGCGGTGGATGGCGTACGTGCCGGTGCCGGTGGTGGAGGGCTTCACGGTCGGCATCGCCGGGGTGATCGCGCTCCAGCAGGTGCCCGGCGCGCTCGGCGTGCCCGAGCCGGGCGGCGACAACCCGGCGGTGGTCGCGGCCCGGGCGGCCGGCGCCTTCCTCGGCGCCCCGCACTGGGCGGCGCTCGGCCTGGCGCTGGGGGTGGCCGCCGTGCTGCTGGTCGGCTCCCGGCTGCGGCCCGCCGTCCCGTTCTCGCTGCTCGCGGTGGTCGCGGCCACCCTGCTGGCCCGGTGCGCGGACCTGCCGGTGGAGACCATCGGCCACCTGCCCGCCGGGCTCCCGGCCCCCTCGCTCGGCTTCTTCGAGGCCGCGGACGTGCCCGCGCTGCTGCCCTCGGCACTCGCGGTGGCGGCGCTCGCCGCGCTGGAGTCGCTGATGTCGGCGACCGCCGCGGACGCCATGGGCGCGGGCGAACGACACGACAGCGACCGGGAGTTGTTCGGCCAGGGCCTGGCCAACCTGGCGGCCCCGCTGTTCGGCGGGGTGGCCGCGACCGGGGCGATCGCCCGGACCGCCGTCAACGTCCGCTCCGGCGCGGCCTCTCGGCTGGCGTCGCTGGTGCACGCCGCGGTGCTCGCGGTGATCGTGTTCGCCGCCGCGCCGCTGGTGTCCGGCATCCCGCTGGCGGCCCTGGCCGGCGTGCTGGTCGCCACCGCGGTGCGGATGGTCGAGACCGGCTCGCTGCGGGCGCTGGCCCGCAGCGGGCGCGGCGCGACGGCGGTGCTGGCGCTGACCGCCGCCGCGACCCTGGCGTTCGACCTGGTGACGGCCGTGGTGGTGGGCCTGCTGCTGTCCGGGGCGCTGGCGCTGGCCGAGGTGGCCCGGGCGGCCCGGGTCGAACAGGTCCCGCTGCACGAGGAACCGCCGCCCGCCGGCCACCGCGAGGAGGAGCGGGCGCTGCCCGCCGAGCACGTCGCCGCCTACCGGATCGACGGCCCGCTGCTGTTCGCCGCCGCCCACCGCTTCCTGCCGCAACTCACCGGCGCCGACCGGGTACGGGTCGCGATCCTGCGGATGTCGCGGGTCAGCGCGATCGACGCCAGCGGCGCGGTCGTCCTGGGCGACGCGATCGCCGCCCTCGAACGGCGCGGCACCCTGGTGCTGCTCTCCGGCCTGCGCGCGGAACACCACCGCCCGCTGGCCGCGCTCGGCGTGCTGGACCGGCTGCGCGAACAGGGCCGGGTGTTCGCCACCACCCCCGAGGCGATCGCCTGCGCCCGGCGGCACCTGGACGGGGCGGAGCTGCCGACGGGCGCGGGCGCGGGTACGGGTACGGGGGCGGCGGGTTGACGGCCGACGGACGCCGCCGCTGCCCAGGCCCCGCCCGATCCGCTCGCCCGCTCGCCCGTACCCGCTCGCCCGTACCCGCTTGCCCGTACCCGCTCGCCCGTACCCGCCCGCCCGCCTGTACCCGCCCGTTCGACCTCACCGGAGCAGCCATGAGCGACGCCGTCCGCGACGAGAGGAGCAGGCGCCGGGCGATGATCGTCCGCGCCCTGGTCTACATCGCCGGCACCCACCTGTTCGCCGGGTTCGTGATCCTGCTGTTCGCCGTCGGCGGCCGCCGCTGAGGGCGGGGGCTACCGGCGCCGCGGCGGAGCCTCGCCCAGCAGTTCCCCGTCCGGGCCGCGGACCTCGATCCGCAGGCCGAACTCCGCGTGCAGCGCGGCCGCCTGCTCCGGGGTGGCCAGCAGGTAGTGGTCGTCGTCGTGGCGGCGCACGCCCGGCAGGAGGTGGAAGACCCGGGGGTCGCCGCCGCCCGGGGCGAGGTCGTCGATGCCCTCCGCGATGGCGGCCAGGTCGAGGTAGTCGTCCGACTCCTGGTCGATCGGCCAGCACTTCGGCACGCCGTTGACCTTGAAGCGCAGGTTCCGAAGGGAGTCCTCGTCGCCGACCAGCTCCACGTCGGTGACGGTCACCGCCCCGCCGGACAGCCGCCCGGCCGTTCGGAAGATCGCGCGGTAGGCGTCCTCCGCGAAGTCCACGTCGTCGCTGTGGGCCTGGACCACCGCCTCGCAGAGGGCCGCCACCGCGATCAGGTCCCGTTCCCGCCGCTCCGGCGGGAACTCCGGCCAGTCGGCGGCGTACTCGATCGTCTCGTCCGCCAGCGCGCGGGTGGTCAGACCGAACTCGTACAACCGCTCGGCCATCCGCTGGTAGCCGTTCATCCCCGTGTCCTTCATGCCGGGAGTCTGACAGGCCGTCACGACAGCCCGGGGCGGGAGGGCGGGGTCAGGGCTTCAGGACGGTCAGGCGGACGGTGGTGGCGCCGTCGTCGGGAGTCGTGACGGCGGTGCCGGCGGGGGACGGGCCGAAGGTGAGGACCTGGTGGGCGGGGCCGGGCGGGAAGTCCCAGTCGACGTGGTCGCGGCGGCGCAGGACGGCGGTGTCGTGCAGGGCGGTGTCCGGGTCGGTGGTGACGGCGGTGGCGCGCAGGGCGGCGAGGTAGGCGGCGGCGGTGGCGGGCGGGACGGTGAAGCGCAGGAAGAGGACGTCCGGGCCGGCGGCCGAGTTGTCGTCGCTGTAGTAGCGGACCGCGGTGGCGCCCCCGGGGAGGGCGACGTCGTAGTAGCGCAGCAGGGTGGGCAGGTCGCGCGGGCCGCCGAGGTTGGCGCAGTCGTACTGCCGGTAGGCGCGGGCGTCGTGCGGGTGCAGCGGCCAGCAGCCGCCCCAGGCGCGGCGGGCGCCGACCAGGCCGCCGCCCAGCACGAGCAGCGCGATCAGCACCCAGGTCAGCGGCCTGCGGTGCCAGGCGCGGACAGCGGACATCCCTACCCCCGGTGTTCCGCCCGCTCCCCGTGCGCCGTCGTTCGTCGTCGGGTCCGGCCGGGCGGTAGTTCCCGGGGATCATAGTCGGCTCGAACACCCGGTCGGCGCACGGTCGGCGCACGGCCGGCGCACGGCCGGCGCACGGTCGGCGGACGGCCGCCGCCGCTCAGTCCCGCAGCAGCAGCCGCAGCCGGGGCGTCAGCAGCGGGCGCAGCAGCCGGGTGACCGGCGGGGTGCACAGCAGCAGGGCCAGCGCGGCGGCGGCGAGGGTCAGGGCCGCCTGCCCGGCCGCCGAGGTGAGGAACCCCCCGCGGTAGCCGCCCGCGCGGACCAAGGCCAGCTGGACGAAGGGGTGCACCAGGAACGCCGCCGTGCTGGCCGCGCCGAGTCCGCTGTACCAGCCGGCCCGGACCGGCACCAGGGCCAGGAACAGCACGCCCAGGACCGCCCCCGCGAGGTTGACCGCCAGCGACAGCGCCAGCCAGCGGGGCAGGCCCGCGTGCAGGCCCGCCGCGCTCATGCTCCGGTAGAACCAGGCCGCGTCCAGTCGCGGCACCAGCCAGTACGCGAGCAGCGCCGCCGCCGCGAACACCGGGGGCGCGGCGGCCCGCAGCCGCCGGTTGCCGCGCAGCGCGAGCACCCGGTCGCGGTCCAGGGTCAGCCCGGCGACGAAGAACGGCAGCAGTTGCAGGGTCCGTCCGATCGACAGCTGCGGGGTCAGCGGCAGCGCCCCGGCCAGCAGCGAGACGGCGACGGCGGTGGTCAGCGGGGCCCGCAGCCGGTGCCAGAGCGGGGCGCTCAGCCGCCACAGGAACAGCGACAGCAGGAACCAGGTCACCCAGACCGGGGTGAGCAGGTCCAGCGCGAACCGCCCCCCGTCCAGCCATGCCGTGTACGCCCCCAGCAGGGTGGTCCACACCAGGTACGGGGCCAGCACGCCGCTCAGCAGCCGGCCGAGCTGGTCCGGGCGGGCGGTGAAGGAGCGGGAGAACCAGCCGGACACGAACACGAACACCGGCATGTGGAACGCGTACACCAGCAGGTAAGCGGCGTGCAGCACCCGGTGCCCCGGCACCCGCGCCAGCGGCTCCCAGAAGTGCCCGCAGACCACCAGCACCGTCGCCAGCAACTTCACGTGGTCGAAGAACGGTTCGCGCCCGCGGGGAGCCGCGGGCCCGTCGGGGCCGGGTCGGGCGAGCGGGGGATCGGCGAGCACGGGTTCCCACAGGTCGGAAGGGGGCACGGACCGACAGGACTCTACGGGGTGCCACGGAACGGGGACCACGCGGGCACCGCGCGGGCGCCCGGGGCCGGGGAGGCGGCCGACCGCGCCGCGAGGGCCGGACGGCGCCGTCCGTCATGGCGGCGCGCCCTGGTGTCACTCGTACGGGTGGATTGCGGAATCCGGGTGGCCCAGTGGGGTATCGGTGACCGCGGGCCCGCGGGCTCGTTAGGCAGCGTGCCGGTCTCCGTCGACGGCACACCATCAGACGCACACCTAGGGGCGGGACCCAGTGGCTCAGCCGTTCGAACTGCCGGACTTCTACGTGCCGTACCCGGCCAGGATCAACCCGCACTACGAGCAGGCGCGGGTCCACACCAAGGAGTGGGCGCGCCGCTTCGGCATGCTGGAGGGCTCGGGCATCTGGGAGGAGCACGACCTCGACTCGCACGACTACGCGCTGCTCTGCTCCTACACCCACCCCGACTGCGACAGCGGGGCGCTGGACCTCGTCACCGACTGGTACACCTGGGTGTTCTTCTTCGACGACCACTTCCTGGAGACCTTCAAGCGGACCCTGGACCGCGAGGGCGGCAAGGCGTACCTGGACCGGCTGCCCGCCTTCATGCCGATGGACCTCGCGGACGGCTACCCGGAGGCGACCAACCCGGTCGAGGCCGGCCTGGCCGACCTCTGGCAGCGGACGGTCCCGCACATGTCGGCCGACTGGCGGGCCCGGTTCGCCGAGTCGACCAGGAACCTGCTGAACGAGTCGCTCTGGGAGCTGTCGAACATCAACGAGGGCCGGGTCTCCAACCCGGTCGAGTACATCGAGATGCGCCGCAAGGTCGGCGGCGCCCCCTGGTCGGCCGGGCTGATCGAGTACGCGGCGGGGGCCGAGGTGCCCGAGGCGGTGGCGTACTCCCGCCCGCTGCGCGTCCTGCGGGACGCCTTCTCGGACGGCGTGCACCTGCGCAACGACCTGTTCTCGTACGAGCGCGAGATCGGCGAGGAGGGCGAGCTGTCCAACGGCGTCCTGGTGCTGGAGACCTTCCTCGGCTGCTCCACCCAGGAGGCCGCGGACGCGGTCAACGACCTGCTGACCTCCCGGCTCCAGCAGTTCGAGAACACCGCGCTCACCGAACTCGCCCCGCTCTTCGCCGAGCACGCGCTGAGCCCGGAGGAGGTCGCCCGCGTCCTGGCCTACGTCAAGGGCATGCAGGACTGGCAGTCCGGCGGCCACGAGTGGCACATGCGCTCCAGCCGCTACATGAACGGCGGCGGCGCGGCCGCCCCGGTGCCCGGCCCCCGGGGCCTGGGCACCTCCGCGGCCAACATCCGCCTCGCGGCGGGCATCCGCGGCCTGCGCAGCTTCGCCCACGCCCCGCACCGCACGTCCGGGCCGTCCCTGCTGCCCGACTTCCCGATGCCGTACCCGCTCAGCCTCAACCCGCACCTGGCCGCCTCCCGCGAGTACGTGGTCGGCTGGGCCCGCGAGTTCGGCCTGCTCGACCCGGAGCCCGGCGTCCCGGCCTCCGACATCTGGGACGAACGCAAGCTCCGCGACTACGACTTCGCGCTGTGCGCCGCCGGCATCGACCCCGACGGCAGCCCCGCCGAGCTCGACCTCTCCTCCGCCTGGCTGACCTGGGGCACCTACGCCGACGACTACTACCCCGTCGTCTTCGGCCGCCCGCGCGACCTGGCGGGCGCGAAGGCCGCCAACGAGCGGCTGTACGCGCTGATGACGCTCGACGGCAGCCTCCCGTTCCCCCCGCGCAACGCGCTGGAGGCCGGCCTGGCCGACCTCTGGCAGCGCACCAGCGCCCCGTTCTCGCAGAGCGCCCGGGCCAAGTTCCGCAAGGCCGTCGGGGACATGATCGACAGCTGGCTCTGGGAGCTCGCCAACGGCGCGCAGAACCGCGTCCCCGACCCGGTCGACTACATCGAGATGCGCCGCGCCACCTTCGGCTCCGACCTGACGATGAGCCTGTCCCGGCTCGGCCGCGGCGAGGTGATCCCCGAGGAGGTGTACGCCAGCGGCACCATGCGGGCGATCGAGAACTCCGCGGCGGACTACGCCTGCCTGGTCAACGACCTGCACTCGTACCGGAAGGAGGTCGAGTACGAGGGCGAGTTCCACAACCTGGTCCGGGTGGTGGAGAACTTCTTCTCCTGCGACCACCCCGTCGCGGTCGACATCGTGGCCGACCTGATGGCCTCCCGGCTGAGCCAGTTCGCGCACGTGGTCAAGGGCGAACTCCCGATCCTCAAGCAGGACTTCGCGATCGAGGGCGAGGCCGCGCAGGCCCTCGACGGGTACGTCCGCGAGCTGGAGGACTGGATGGCCGCCGTCCTGCACTGGCACCGCGAGTGCGACCGCTACGCCGAGGACGTGCTGCGGCGGCACTTCGCCCCGAAGACGGCCGTCCCGGCGGACCTGGGGACGTCGGCGATGCGCATCCTGGAGACCATCGGCCGGTAGGGCGCGGGCGGCGCCAGGGGCGCGGGGAACCGCGCGAGCGGGCGGTTCCCCGCGCCCCTGACCGGCCCGACTCGGGCCGTCCTACTGCCAGTTGTGCTGCTGCGGCTGCCCCGGCGGTGCCTGGTGCGGCACCGGAGCCGGAGCCGGGTGGTGCGGGTGGTGCCGGTGCCCGCGCGGGTGCCGGGTGAGGGTGTAGCCGAGGACACCGGCCAGGGCGGCCAGCACGCCGCCCGCGACGGTCCACCACCAGCGGGTGTTCCAGCCGGAGAAGAGGTCCGAGTACCAGTGGGACTCCTCCGCCGCGGGCGCGGCCGCGTACGTCGCGCTCGCGCTCGGCGCCGGGGTGCCCGCCGCCGCGGCGGCCGTCGCGCCGGCGTTCACCGGCGGCACCAGCGGGGCCTTGAGCGAGCCGCCCTCGGGCTGGGCGTCGTCCGCGCCGCCCTTGGTGGCGACGTGCACGTGGACGGTGGCGGCCAGGCCGAGGTCGGTCTGCGGGATGTCCGTGGTGGACAGCCGGACGTAGTACGTGCCGGGCAGCGGGTCCCCGGACCAGGGCTCGGCCCAGGACCGGATCTGCCGCAGCGCGCAGCTCAGCGCCAGGGTGGTCGCGCCCTGCTCGCCGGTGCCCTCCTGCGGCCCCGCGGTGCAGGACTGCCGGCGGCGCAGGCCGTCGAAGAGTTCGAGCGTCCAGGTCTGCGGGCCGTGCCGGTCCGCGGCGTCCGGCAGGGTGACGGTGACCTGGACGGTCGCGGTCTGGCCCTCGGCGGCCGGGAACGCCCAGTACAGGTAGTCGCCGGTGGAGACCGGGACGTCCGCGTCCTGGCCGGAGGCCAGCGTGGTCGCGGTCAGGAAGCTGGTGCCGACCGAGTTCAGCACCGGCTTCGCCCCACCGGAGGCGGAGGCGGAGGCGGAGGCGGAAGCGGAGGCCGACGGCGAGGCCGCGGCGGACGGGGACGCGGCCGAGGCCGTCGCCGGGGCCAGCAGGAGCAGGCCGGTGAACGCGGCGGCCGAGGCCGCGGCGGTGCGGAGCGTGCGCATCGTCAGTTCTCCCGCCAGACGGCGATCCGCCAGCGTGCCAGCCAGCCGAAGATCAGACCGGCGAGCAGGCCGGCCAGGGTCAGGACACCGAGCAGGACCCAACCGCGGCCCAGGCCCATCGCGGGGCCGTCCGGAGCTGGGGAGGCGGCGGCGACGTCCACCGTCAGCTCCAGCGGCAGGCCCGGGTCGGCCTGCACGCCCGCCTGCGCGGCGAACGAGTTGCTGACCACCAGGCAGACCGTCCGGACGTCCGACCCGGCGCCCGCGCCCTTCGACGGGGAGGCCGAGGCCGAGGCCGAGCCGTCCCCGGTGGCGGACCAGCGCACGCCGGTCGAGGCCACGTCGGTGCGGCCCGAACCGGCGTCGCTGCCGCGCACCAGCTCCTGGCCGCCGCTGTCGGTCGCCTGGAGCAGCACCCCGTAGTCCCGGGCGACCGCCCGGTCCGGGGTCACGCTGACCGAGGCGCGCAGCTCCTCGCCCGCCTTCACCGGCACCCGGTACACCCGGTGCTCGGAGAACTTCTCCCGGTCGGTGTACACGCCGGGGGTCAGGACCGGGGCGTCCGCGCACTTCTCGGCGCCCGCCACCTGCGCCGGGGCGATGGTGTGGGTGTCCTGGGCGCGGTTGACCAGCTGCTTGACGCGCTTGGTCAGCTGCTCCTGGGTGCGGACGTCGGTGAAGGTGCCGCCGGTCGCGTTGGCGATGCAGATCAGCTGCTGCCGGGTCTTGTCGTCGTGCGCCAGGCCCAGGGTGTCCACCACCAGGTGGATGCCCTGGCTGGCCAGTTCGCGGGCCACGTCGCACGGGTCCGGCGGGGCGCAGGTGTCCTCGCCGTCGGTGATCAGCACGATCCGGCGGGTGGTCGGCCCGGTCCCCAGGTCCTGCGCGGCGGCGCGCAGCGCGATCCCGATCGGGGTCCAGCCGGTGGGACGGACGGTGGCGACGGCCGTCTTGGCCTCCACCTTGTTCGTCTTCCCGACCGGGTAGAGCTGCTGGGTGTCCTTGCACCCCTCCTTCTGGTCGTTGCCCGGGTAGGTCGCGCCCAGGGTGCGGATGCCGAACTCGGTCTCGTCCGGCAGCGCGTCGATGACCTCGTCGATCGACTGCTGGGCGACCGCCATCCGGCTCTTGCCCTGGAGGTCGGCGGTGCGCATCGACCCCGAGCCGTCCAGGACCAGGTCGACCTTGGGCGGTTCGGTCGCGGCGGGCGGGGCCCCGGGCTCGTCGGCGTGCGCGGGGAAGCCGCCCAGCACGGTGCC
This is a stretch of genomic DNA from Kitasatospora fiedleri. It encodes these proteins:
- the sepX gene encoding divisome protein SepX/GlpR — its product is MSSSGLIYAVIVGAWAAYLVPMWLRRQDELNESRPTERFSTAIRLLAGRSAMERRAARALGDQTADQQHPAGQDPDGALADPAPASGREPGPAPDPADVPTRAAGPGAGPAAEQVAEPAAEPLATAKPAEGRAEREREREREREHGDRRSAERRALLLARRRRMVTMLFLAFALGAVVAGVAGFAFLWVPAVPGVLLTLYIGHLRRLERQRYEVKFDRGRAAQAAERLRERERERTARPAAAPAADRPAPAAEPAATADPGATRATVLAEATEHEEWADGVRSRAAAGTDSWEPVPVPLPTYVTAPVAPRTTRGLDLSAPNTWDSGRPATPLYDQYGGDPAQPPAAADWATRPRAANE
- a CDS encoding ArsR/SmtB family transcription factor, producing MTPVVSTPLYQVKAEFFKTLGHPVRIRVLELLSVRAHAVAELLPETGVEAAHLSQQLAVLRRANLVVARREGSTVHYSLTSPRVAELLAVAREILGGVITGQAELLDGLRAPTGTSGRG
- a CDS encoding SulP family inorganic anion transporter, which encodes MGRSPRRDLPAGLTVAVVALPLALGFGISSGAGAEAGLATAVVAGALAAVCGGSNLQVSGPTGAMTVVLVPIVHRYGVDGVLTVGLLAGAVLVALALARAGRWMAYVPVPVVEGFTVGIAGVIALQQVPGALGVPEPGGDNPAVVAARAAGAFLGAPHWAALGLALGVAAVLLVGSRLRPAVPFSLLAVVAATLLARCADLPVETIGHLPAGLPAPSLGFFEAADVPALLPSALAVAALAALESLMSATAADAMGAGERHDSDRELFGQGLANLAAPLFGGVAATGAIARTAVNVRSGAASRLASLVHAAVLAVIVFAAAPLVSGIPLAALAGVLVATAVRMVETGSLRALARSGRGATAVLALTAAATLAFDLVTAVVVGLLLSGALALAEVARAARVEQVPLHEEPPPAGHREEERALPAEHVAAYRIDGPLLFAAAHRFLPQLTGADRVRVAILRMSRVSAIDASGAVVLGDAIAALERRGTLVLLSGLRAEHHRPLAALGVLDRLREQGRVFATTPEAIACARRHLDGAELPTGAGAGTGTGAAG
- a CDS encoding DUF6126 family protein → MSDAVRDERSRRRAMIVRALVYIAGTHLFAGFVILLFAVGGRR
- a CDS encoding acyltransferase family protein gives rise to the protein MPPSDLWEPVLADPPLARPGPDGPAAPRGREPFFDHVKLLATVLVVCGHFWEPLARVPGHRVLHAAYLLVYAFHMPVFVFVSGWFSRSFTARPDQLGRLLSGVLAPYLVWTTLLGAYTAWLDGGRFALDLLTPVWVTWFLLSLFLWRLSAPLWHRLRAPLTTAVAVSLLAGALPLTPQLSIGRTLQLLPFFVAGLTLDRDRVLALRGNRRLRAAAPPVFAAAALLAYWLVPRLDAAWFYRSMSAAGLHAGLPRWLALSLAVNLAGAVLGVLFLALVPVRAGWYSGLGAASTAAFLVHPFVQLALVRAGGYRGGFLTSAAGQAALTLAAAALALLLCTPPVTRLLRPLLTPRLRLLLRD
- a CDS encoding terpene synthase family protein, producing MAQPFELPDFYVPYPARINPHYEQARVHTKEWARRFGMLEGSGIWEEHDLDSHDYALLCSYTHPDCDSGALDLVTDWYTWVFFFDDHFLETFKRTLDREGGKAYLDRLPAFMPMDLADGYPEATNPVEAGLADLWQRTVPHMSADWRARFAESTRNLLNESLWELSNINEGRVSNPVEYIEMRRKVGGAPWSAGLIEYAAGAEVPEAVAYSRPLRVLRDAFSDGVHLRNDLFSYEREIGEEGELSNGVLVLETFLGCSTQEAADAVNDLLTSRLQQFENTALTELAPLFAEHALSPEEVARVLAYVKGMQDWQSGGHEWHMRSSRYMNGGGAAAPVPGPRGLGTSAANIRLAAGIRGLRSFAHAPHRTSGPSLLPDFPMPYPLSLNPHLAASREYVVGWAREFGLLDPEPGVPASDIWDERKLRDYDFALCAAGIDPDGSPAELDLSSAWLTWGTYADDYYPVVFGRPRDLAGAKAANERLYALMTLDGSLPFPPRNALEAGLADLWQRTSAPFSQSARAKFRKAVGDMIDSWLWELANGAQNRVPDPVDYIEMRRATFGSDLTMSLSRLGRGEVIPEEVYASGTMRAIENSAADYACLVNDLHSYRKEVEYEGEFHNLVRVVENFFSCDHPVAVDIVADLMASRLSQFAHVVKGELPILKQDFAIEGEAAQALDGYVRELEDWMAAVLHWHRECDRYAEDVLRRHFAPKTAVPADLGTSAMRILETIGR
- a CDS encoding peptidase, which produces MRTLRTAAASAAAFTGLLLLAPATASAASPSAAASPSASASASASASASGGAKPVLNSVGTSFLTATTLASGQDADVPVSTGDYLYWAFPAAEGQTATVQVTVTLPDAADRHGPQTWTLELFDGLRRRQSCTAGPQEGTGEQGATTLALSCALRQIRSWAEPWSGDPLPGTYYVRLSTTDIPQTDLGLAATVHVHVATKGGADDAQPEGGSLKAPLVPPVNAGATAAAAAGTPAPSASATYAAAPAAEESHWYSDLFSGWNTRWWWTVAGGVLAALAGVLGYTLTRHPRGHRHHPHHPAPAPVPHQAPPGQPQQHNWQ
- a CDS encoding VWA domain-containing protein, producing MRRVITTPTPRRTARAAALFGALTIVVGTVLGGFPAHADEPGAPPAATEPPKVDLVLDGSGSMRTADLQGKSRMAVAQQSIDEVIDALPDETEFGIRTLGATYPGNDQKEGCKDTQQLYPVGKTNKVEAKTAVATVRPTGWTPIGIALRAAAQDLGTGPTTRRIVLITDGEDTCAPPDPCDVARELASQGIHLVVDTLGLAHDDKTRQQLICIANATGGTFTDVRTQEQLTKRVKQLVNRAQDTHTIAPAQVAGAEKCADAPVLTPGVYTDREKFSEHRVYRVPVKAGEELRASVSVTPDRAVARDYGVLLQATDSGGQELVRGSDAGSGRTDVASTGVRWSATGDGSASASASPSKGAGAGSDVRTVCLVVSNSFAAQAGVQADPGLPLELTVDVAAASPAPDGPAMGLGRGWVLLGVLTLAGLLAGLIFGWLARWRIAVWREN